A single window of Rhodococcus jostii RHA1 DNA harbors:
- the ggh gene encoding glucosylglycerate hydrolase, translating to MADRGFTPTQLAARAAYLLRGNDLGTMTSAAPRLYPHMWSWDAAFVAVGLAPLSVERAVVELDTLLSAQWKNGMIPHIVFANGVDGYFPGPGRWECGTLAAHAPSGTQTSGITQPPVHAIAVQRILDHSRRHGRSTRAVAEEFLDRRWPDLVRWHRWLANARDLDGNGRIALYHGWESGMDNSPRWDHSYANVVAGEIPTYLREDLSHVADTGQRPSNGEYDRYLWLLEEMKTVRYDDEELATAMSFAVEDVFVSAVFSMACEVLATIGEEHSMPNSDVRELHGWAARFRQGVLTTTDQRSGAARDFDLRSGRWISTETLAMFSPLLCGGLSRDAERALLRTFEGPKFCGHPDLRYAVPPSTSPVSGDFRPREYWRGPVWPVMTWLFSWAFARRGWAERAHLLRSEGLRQASDGSFAEYYEPFTGQPLGSMQQSWTAAAVLDWLG from the coding sequence ATGGCGGACCGCGGATTCACCCCCACACAGCTCGCGGCACGTGCCGCGTACCTGCTTCGCGGCAACGACCTCGGCACGATGACGAGTGCCGCGCCGCGCCTGTACCCGCACATGTGGAGTTGGGACGCGGCGTTCGTCGCGGTCGGATTGGCGCCCCTGAGCGTGGAGCGGGCCGTCGTCGAACTCGACACCCTGCTGTCGGCGCAGTGGAAGAACGGGATGATCCCGCACATCGTGTTCGCGAACGGCGTCGACGGATACTTCCCCGGCCCCGGGCGCTGGGAGTGCGGGACCCTCGCGGCGCACGCGCCGAGCGGCACACAGACGTCGGGGATCACCCAGCCGCCCGTGCACGCCATCGCGGTGCAGCGCATCCTCGACCACTCGCGCAGGCACGGCCGCAGCACCCGCGCCGTCGCCGAGGAGTTCCTCGACCGGCGCTGGCCCGACCTCGTGCGCTGGCACCGCTGGCTGGCCAACGCCCGCGACCTCGACGGCAACGGCCGGATCGCGCTGTACCACGGCTGGGAGTCCGGCATGGACAACTCGCCGCGCTGGGACCACTCGTACGCCAACGTCGTGGCCGGGGAGATACCCACGTATCTGCGCGAGGATCTGTCCCACGTCGCCGACACCGGACAGCGTCCGTCCAACGGTGAATACGACCGCTACCTGTGGCTGCTCGAGGAGATGAAGACCGTCCGCTACGACGACGAGGAACTGGCCACCGCCATGAGCTTCGCGGTGGAGGACGTGTTCGTCAGTGCCGTGTTCTCGATGGCGTGCGAGGTGCTCGCGACCATCGGCGAGGAACACTCGATGCCGAACTCCGACGTCCGGGAACTGCACGGGTGGGCGGCCCGGTTCCGGCAGGGTGTCCTCACCACCACCGACCAACGGTCCGGGGCGGCACGCGATTTCGATCTGCGTAGCGGCCGGTGGATTTCCACCGAAACCCTCGCGATGTTCTCGCCCCTGCTGTGCGGCGGCCTGAGCCGTGACGCCGAACGCGCCCTGCTCCGCACGTTCGAGGGGCCGAAATTCTGCGGCCACCCCGACCTCCGGTACGCCGTGCCGCCGTCGACGTCGCCGGTGTCGGGCGATTTCCGTCCGCGCGAGTACTGGCGTGGTCCGGTGTGGCCGGTGATGACGTGGCTGTTCTCCTGGGCGTTCGCCCGGCGCGGGTGGGCCGAGCGCGCCCACCTGCTGCGGTCCGAGGGGCTGCGGCAGGCGAGCGACGGCAGCTTCGCCGAATACTACGAACCGTTCACCGGTCAGCCCCTCGGCAGCATGCAGCAGTCGTGGACGGCCGCTGCGGTTCTGGACTGGCTGGGCTAG